A stretch of Agelaius phoeniceus isolate bAgePho1 chromosome 30, bAgePho1.hap1, whole genome shotgun sequence DNA encodes these proteins:
- the TM2D2 gene encoding TM2 domain-containing protein 2 has translation MAPPVGYALLCGQAALLLGNLLLLHGRGLPGNDTEPRELPPGPPAAAWAYSDPRAPLVLCTYLPDEFVECEEPVDHGGNATAQQELGHGCVKFGGQAHGEVDHTRVQCRALDGIECAEPRSFLRGSRPCVKYTGHYFITTLLYSFFLGCFGVDRFCLGHTGTAVGKLLTLGGLGIWWFVDLILLITGGLMPSDGSNWCTVY, from the exons ATGGCGCCGCCCGTGGGGTACGCGCTGCTGTGCGGGCAGGCCGCGCTCCTGCTCGggaacctgctgctgctgcacggCCGCGGCCTCCCGGGCAACGACACCGAGCCCCGGGAGCTgccgccggggccgcccgccgccgcctgGGCTTACAGCGATCCGCGGGCGCCGCTCGTCCTCTGCACCTACCT CCCCGATGAGTTCGTGGAGTGCGAGGAGCCGGTGGACCACGGCGGGAACGCCAcggcacagcaggagctgggccacGGCTGCGTGAAG TTCGGCGGCCAGGCCCACGGCGAGGTGGATCACACGCGAGTGCAGTGCCGGGCGCTGGACGGCATCGAGTGCGCCGAGCCGCGGAGCTTCCTGCGGGGCAGCCGGCCCTGCGTCAA GTACACCGGCCACTACTTCATCACCACTCTGCTCTACTCCTTCTTCCTGGGCTGCTTCGGAGTGGATCGGTTCTGCCTGGGCCACACCGGCACCGCCGTGGGGAAGCTGCTGACGCTGGGGGGCCTGGGCATCTGGTGGTTTGTGGATCTGATTCTGCTCATCACCGGGGGGCTGATGCCCAGTGATGGCAGCAACTGGTGCACGGTGTACTGa
- the LOC129131567 gene encoding disintegrin and metalloproteinase domain-containing protein 18-like isoform X2 — protein MHKEAVSYTLRIEGKPYTIHLQQHAFLSDDFQTYVASEQGSLHSDSAHAEGGCHYWGYIDGFPSSAVTLNTCSGLRGLLQFENVSYGIQPLGYSPAFQHVLYRVGEEQMAAAPPAHSPPEAGQGGLAAWDLLDKAPRDDEPLPAAAQSPKYLTVYVVLDKALYNYMGSDPNAATQNIIQAFSLINNMFNPLNVTIVLSSLELWAEGDKISTAGDTNDLLQRFLQWKQLSLETQAHNIASLLGYRHQGALVGAAAPGKACQRDAAATVALYHGNVTLEALSVLLAQVLGQSLGMSPDSPRGCSCPGRVCTMSPAALHLSGSKAFSNCSIRDFESFLKQGRGDCLFGSPRLSRQSRQSGAVCGNHVVEPGEQCDCGTAQECLKDRCCTPRCRLRPRAKCASGLCCRNCQFKWRNSLCRPAADAQCDLPEFCSGSSASCPPDVYVQDGQECGRGTGYCYQGRCQSPDLQCRRLYGTDSRNAPVMCYEEINGQRDRFGHCGFKPDRSYRLCVWRDLRCGKLICTYPSHKPFLAPATAVMYARVKHHICVSLNYLNVSRWLDPLLVAPGTKCGSGRVCMNNTCHPLSVLGPICDSKTKCHGHGVCNNKGNCHCNMGWQPPDCQWRGSRRGGSWDSGLQFTEGGLQRALEDGEMAWLVLGSSLVLLFLTAALGLGLWRQQVPGQCHGERAPGTEGSRDTGRELEPDLERNLEPEQEVKREPGLELKWEPDLDLNREPDLELKWEPDLEVQEPELAPELQTDVELEPELEMKTDTDPPAEPALGQHHGH, from the exons atGCACAAGGAGGCAGTGTCCTACACCCTGAGGATCGAGGGGAAGCCTTACACCatccacctgcagcagca TGCCTTTTTATCTGATGATTTCCAGACTTATGTGGCCAGCGAGCAGGGATCTTTGCACTCTGATTCTGCCCACGCTGAG GGAGGCTGCCACTACTGGGGCTACATCGATGGCttccccagctcagcagtgacCCTCAACACCTGCTCAGGGCTCAG GGGTTTGCTGCAGTTTGAGAACGTGAGCTACGGGATCCAGCCCCTGGGCTACTCCCCTGCCTTCCAGCACGTGCTGTACCGAGTGGGTGAGGAGCAGATGGCAGCAGccccccctgcccacagcccccctgaggcagggcagggtgggctgGCAGCCTGGGACCTGCTGGACAAGGCCCCCAGGGATGATGAG cccCTCCCGGCCGCTGCACAATCTCCCAAATACCTCACAGTGTACGTGGTTTTGGACAAGGCTTTG TACAACTATATGGGATCAGACCCGAATGCTGCGACACAGAACATAATCCAGGCCTTCAGTTTAATCAACAAT ATGTTTAATCCCCTTAATGTCACCATTGTGCTGtcctccctggagctgtgggcagagggGGATAAAATATCAACAGCAGGGGACACAAATGACCTTCTACAGCGATTTTTACAGTGGAAACAGTTGTCTCTGGAGACACAGGCACACAACATTGCTTCTCTTTTAGG GTACAGGCACCAAGGAGCCCTCGTgggtgcagcagctccaggaaagGCATGTCAGAGAGATGCTGCTGCCACGGTGGCCCTG TACCACGGGAACGTGACCCTGGAGGCcttgtcagtgctgctggcccaggtgctgggccagagcctgggcatGAGCCCCGACAGCCCCcgaggctgcagctgccctggacGAGTGTGCACCATGAGCCCTGCGGCGCT ACATCTCAGTGGGTCAAAAGCCTTCAGCAACTGCAGCATCAGGGACTTTGAGAGCTTCCTgaagcagggcagaggggattGCCTTtttggcagccccaggctgagccGCCAGTCCCGGCAGAGCGGCGCCGTCTGCGGCAACCACGTGGTGGAGCCGGGCGAGCAGTGCGActgtggcacagcccag GAATGCCTGAAGGACAGGTGTTGCACTCCAAGATGTAGACTCAGGCCAAGAGCAAAATGTGCCTCTGGATTATGTTGTAGAAATTGTCAG TTCAAGTGGAGGAACTCGCTGTGCCGCCCGGCCGCCGATGCCCAGTGTGACCTGCCCGAGTTCTGCAGCGGCTCCTCCGCCTCCTGCCCGCCCGATGTGTACGTGCAGGACGGGCAGGAGTGCGGGCGTGGCACCGGCTACTGCTACCAGGGACGCTGCCAGTCCCCGGACCTGCAGTGCAGGAGGCTCTACGGGACAG ACTCCAGGAACGCTCCTGTGATGTGCTACGAGGAGATCAACGGGCAGCGGGACAGGTTTGGGCACTGCGGCTTCAAGCCCGACCGCAGCTACCGGCTCTGTGTTTGGAG GGACCTCAGGTGTGGGAAGTTAATCTGCACATACCCATCCCACAAGCCCTTCTTAGCCCCTGCCACTGCTGTGATGTACGCCCGGGTGAAGCATCATATCTGTGTGTCTCTGAACTACCTGAACGTGTCCAGATGGCTGGATCCCCTTCTGGTTGCTCCAGGGACAAAGTGTGGCTCTGGAAGG GTGTGTATGAACAACACATGCCACCCTCTGTCGGTGCTGGGACCCATCTGTGACAGCAAAACAAAGTGCCACGGCCACGGC gtgTGCAACAACAAGGGCAACTGCCACTGCAACATGGGCTGGCAGCCCCCCGACTGCCAGTGGAGGGGGTCACGCCGGGGGGGCAGCTGGGACAGCGGGCTGCAGTTCACAGAGGGAG GCCTGCAGCGAGCACTGGAGGACGGTGAGATGGCCTGGCTGGTGCTGGGCTCCAGCCTCGTCCTGCTGTTCCTGACGGCGGCCCTGGGGCTCGGCCTGTGGCGGCAGCAGGTGCCTGGCCAGTGCCATGGGGAGCGGGCGCCGGGCACCGAGGG cagccgggacacgggcagggagctggagccagACCTGGAGCGAAACCTGGAGCCAGAGCAGGAGGTAAAACGGGAGCCAGGCCTGGAGCTAAAATGGGAGCCAGACCTTGACCTAAACCGGGAGCCAGACCTGGAGCTAAAATGGGAGCCAGACCTGGAGGTACAGGAGCCAGAGCTGGCCCCGGAGCTGCAGACAGACGTAGAGCTGGAGCCAGAGCTGGAGATGAAGACAGACACGGACCCACCAGCAGAGCCAGCGCTGGGGCAGCACCACGGGCACTAA
- the LOC129131567 gene encoding disintegrin and metalloproteinase domain-containing protein 18-like isoform X1, whose translation MHKEAVSYTLRIEGKPYTIHLQQHAFLSDDFQTYVASEQGSLHSDSAHAEGGCHYWGYIDGFPSSAVTLNTCSGLRGLLQFENVSYGIQPLGYSPAFQHVLYRVGEEQMAAAPPAHSPPEAGQGGLAAWDLLDKAPRDDEPLPAAAQSPKYLTVYVVLDKALYNYMGSDPNAATQNIIQAFSLINNMFNPLNVTIVLSSLELWAEGDKISTAGDTNDLLQRFLQWKQLSLETQAHNIASLLGYRHQGALVGAAAPGKACQRDAAATVALYHGNVTLEALSVLLAQVLGQSLGMSPDSPRGCSCPGRVCTMSPAALHLSGSKAFSNCSIRDFESFLKQGRGDCLFGSPRLSRQSRQSGAVCGNHVVEPGEQCDCGTAQECLKDRCCTPRCRLRPRAKCASGLCCRNCQFKWRNSLCRPAADAQCDLPEFCSGSSASCPPDVYVQDGQECGRGTGYCYQGRCQSPDLQCRRLYGTDSRNAPVMCYEEINGQRDRFGHCGFKPDRSYRLCVWRDLRCGKLICTYPSHKPFLAPATAVMYARVKHHICVSLNYLNVSRWLDPLLVAPGTKCGSGRVCMNNTCHPLSVLGPICDSKTKCHGHGVCNNKGNCHCNMGWQPPDCQWRGSRRGGSWDSGLQFTEGGLQRALEDGEMAWLVLGSSLVLLFLTAALGLGLWRQQVPGQCHGERAPGTEGSSRDTGRELEPDLERNLEPEQEVKREPGLELKWEPDLDLNREPDLELKWEPDLEVQEPELAPELQTDVELEPELEMKTDTDPPAEPALGQHHGH comes from the exons atGCACAAGGAGGCAGTGTCCTACACCCTGAGGATCGAGGGGAAGCCTTACACCatccacctgcagcagca TGCCTTTTTATCTGATGATTTCCAGACTTATGTGGCCAGCGAGCAGGGATCTTTGCACTCTGATTCTGCCCACGCTGAG GGAGGCTGCCACTACTGGGGCTACATCGATGGCttccccagctcagcagtgacCCTCAACACCTGCTCAGGGCTCAG GGGTTTGCTGCAGTTTGAGAACGTGAGCTACGGGATCCAGCCCCTGGGCTACTCCCCTGCCTTCCAGCACGTGCTGTACCGAGTGGGTGAGGAGCAGATGGCAGCAGccccccctgcccacagcccccctgaggcagggcagggtgggctgGCAGCCTGGGACCTGCTGGACAAGGCCCCCAGGGATGATGAG cccCTCCCGGCCGCTGCACAATCTCCCAAATACCTCACAGTGTACGTGGTTTTGGACAAGGCTTTG TACAACTATATGGGATCAGACCCGAATGCTGCGACACAGAACATAATCCAGGCCTTCAGTTTAATCAACAAT ATGTTTAATCCCCTTAATGTCACCATTGTGCTGtcctccctggagctgtgggcagagggGGATAAAATATCAACAGCAGGGGACACAAATGACCTTCTACAGCGATTTTTACAGTGGAAACAGTTGTCTCTGGAGACACAGGCACACAACATTGCTTCTCTTTTAGG GTACAGGCACCAAGGAGCCCTCGTgggtgcagcagctccaggaaagGCATGTCAGAGAGATGCTGCTGCCACGGTGGCCCTG TACCACGGGAACGTGACCCTGGAGGCcttgtcagtgctgctggcccaggtgctgggccagagcctgggcatGAGCCCCGACAGCCCCcgaggctgcagctgccctggacGAGTGTGCACCATGAGCCCTGCGGCGCT ACATCTCAGTGGGTCAAAAGCCTTCAGCAACTGCAGCATCAGGGACTTTGAGAGCTTCCTgaagcagggcagaggggattGCCTTtttggcagccccaggctgagccGCCAGTCCCGGCAGAGCGGCGCCGTCTGCGGCAACCACGTGGTGGAGCCGGGCGAGCAGTGCGActgtggcacagcccag GAATGCCTGAAGGACAGGTGTTGCACTCCAAGATGTAGACTCAGGCCAAGAGCAAAATGTGCCTCTGGATTATGTTGTAGAAATTGTCAG TTCAAGTGGAGGAACTCGCTGTGCCGCCCGGCCGCCGATGCCCAGTGTGACCTGCCCGAGTTCTGCAGCGGCTCCTCCGCCTCCTGCCCGCCCGATGTGTACGTGCAGGACGGGCAGGAGTGCGGGCGTGGCACCGGCTACTGCTACCAGGGACGCTGCCAGTCCCCGGACCTGCAGTGCAGGAGGCTCTACGGGACAG ACTCCAGGAACGCTCCTGTGATGTGCTACGAGGAGATCAACGGGCAGCGGGACAGGTTTGGGCACTGCGGCTTCAAGCCCGACCGCAGCTACCGGCTCTGTGTTTGGAG GGACCTCAGGTGTGGGAAGTTAATCTGCACATACCCATCCCACAAGCCCTTCTTAGCCCCTGCCACTGCTGTGATGTACGCCCGGGTGAAGCATCATATCTGTGTGTCTCTGAACTACCTGAACGTGTCCAGATGGCTGGATCCCCTTCTGGTTGCTCCAGGGACAAAGTGTGGCTCTGGAAGG GTGTGTATGAACAACACATGCCACCCTCTGTCGGTGCTGGGACCCATCTGTGACAGCAAAACAAAGTGCCACGGCCACGGC gtgTGCAACAACAAGGGCAACTGCCACTGCAACATGGGCTGGCAGCCCCCCGACTGCCAGTGGAGGGGGTCACGCCGGGGGGGCAGCTGGGACAGCGGGCTGCAGTTCACAGAGGGAG GCCTGCAGCGAGCACTGGAGGACGGTGAGATGGCCTGGCTGGTGCTGGGCTCCAGCCTCGTCCTGCTGTTCCTGACGGCGGCCCTGGGGCTCGGCCTGTGGCGGCAGCAGGTGCCTGGCCAGTGCCATGGGGAGCGGGCGCCGGGCACCGAGGG cagcagccgggacacgggcagggagctggagccagACCTGGAGCGAAACCTGGAGCCAGAGCAGGAGGTAAAACGGGAGCCAGGCCTGGAGCTAAAATGGGAGCCAGACCTTGACCTAAACCGGGAGCCAGACCTGGAGCTAAAATGGGAGCCAGACCTGGAGGTACAGGAGCCAGAGCTGGCCCCGGAGCTGCAGACAGACGTAGAGCTGGAGCCAGAGCTGGAGATGAAGACAGACACGGACCCACCAGCAGAGCCAGCGCTGGGGCAGCACCACGGGCACTAA
- the LOC129131613 gene encoding disintegrin and metalloproteinase domain-containing protein 9, with protein sequence MWPGGAMARAWSCLCRLLVFLIFLIFLLPPPAAPGQPAGFQEISLLTSYEVVTPQRLGRERREASNSSSVQDKVSYAVEIEGKEYTIHLEKNKELLPKDFTVYTYDKEGKLQLEYPDVQDHCHYQGFVEGTLDSLVAVSTCSGLRGLVTIGNVTYGIEPMDPSSGSKHILYRLDNVKKEPTGCGVTTAGQEGEHAEGELHPSMTQLLRRKRAVLHQTRYVELFIVVDKEKFEDFGKSETEVREHMVQLANFLDSMYVMLNIRIVLVGLEIWKHENIISTDGGAGDVLANFVQWREKNLVLRRRHDSAQFVLKKGFGGTAGMAYVGTVCSKSHAGGINVFGRISIQMFASIMAHELGHNLGMNHDDERVCHCGASSCIMSSGASGSRNFSSCSAEDFEKLTLNKGGSCLLNVPKPDETYSVPYCGNKLVDAGEECDCGSPKECESDPCCEPGTCRLRAGAECAYGDCCKNCQLLPGGTECRASTNECDLPEYCNGTSQFCQPDFTVQNGHPCHNQEAYCYNGVCQYYDAQCQDIFGSKAKAAPDSCFAEVNSKGDRFGNCGFHGHDYKKCSSRNAMCGKLQCENVKAMPVFGIKPAIIQTPIRNTHQTCWGVDFQLGSDVPDPGMVNEGTKCGNGKICRHFQCVSASVLNYDCDVEKQCHGHGVCNNNRNCHCEAGWAPPFCDSKGYGGSVDSGPPYNDKDTSLRNGLLVFFFLVLPLLVAAALAFAKRDRLKRSCRRLMSRCHSSLQSAPPRPDTEPRDYQQRGFSRGMPYPPRAVPMDMHPNTFPVPAYPVNQHPQQAFHQPYYSPPQYPVQQPPRVPSRPPPPQQKVVPQGAPPAQQKRLPQGQYFPSRPAPLPPK encoded by the exons ATGTGGCCAGGGGGTGCCATGGCccgggcctggagctgcctctgtcGCCTCCTcgtcttcctcatcttcctcatcttcctcctgcCGCCGCCGGCCGCGCCCGGGCAGCCCGCGG GTTTCCAGGAGATTTCCCTGCTCACTTCCTACGAAGTTGTAACTCCACAGAGATTGGGGAGAGAACGACGAGAAGCTTCCAACAGCTCCTCCGTACAG GACAAGGTGTCATATGCTGTTGAGATTGAGGGAAAAGAATACACCATTCATCTAGAAAAGAACAA AGAACTGCTGCCCAAAGATTTCACAGTTTATACCTATGACAAGGAGGGAAAGTTGCAATTGGAATATCCAGATGTCCAG GATCACTGCCACTATCAGGGCTTCGTGGAGGGGACCCTGGATTCCCTGGTGGCTGTCAGCACTTGCTCAGGGCTCAG GGGTTTGGTGACAATAGGGAATGTCACCTATGGGATTGAGCCCATGGATCCCTCCTCTGGCTCTAAACACATTTTATATCGACTGGATAATGTGAAGAAAGAGCCCACAGGGTGTGGAGTAACCACTGCAGGCCAGGAAGGGGAACATGCAGAGGGAGAGCTCCATCCCAGTATGACCCAGCTGCTGCGG agaaagAGGGCGGTCCTGCACCAGACAAGATATGTGGAGCTGTTCATAGTTGTGGATAAAGAAAAG TTTGAAGATTTTGGGAAGAGTGAAACAGAAGTAAGAGAACACATGGTGCAGCTGGCCAACTTCCTTGACAGT ATGTATGTTATGCTCAACATCCGCATCGTGCTGGTTGGGCTGGAGATCTGGAAGCACGAGAACATCATCAGCACTGatgggggagctggggatgtgCTGGCAAATTTTGTGCAGTGGCGAGAGAAGAACCTGGTTCTGCGGCGGAGGCACGACAGCGCCCAGTTCGTCCT GAAGAAGGGTTttggtggcacagctgggatggcCTATGTGGGAACAGTGTGCTCCAAGAGCCATGCAGGAGGCATCAACGTG TTTGGAAGGATCAGTATCCAGATGTTTGCCTCCATCATGGCTCACGAGCTTGGCCACAACCTGGGGATGAACCACGATGATGAACGAGTCTGTCACTGCGGGGCAAGCAGCTGCATCATGAGCTCTGGAGCATC GGGATCGAGGAacttcagcagctgcagtgcagaAGACTTTGAGAAGCTGACACTCAACAAAGGTGGGAGCTGCCTGCTCAATGTCCCAAAGCCTGATGAGACCTACAGTGTCCCTTACTGTGGGAACAAGCTGGTGGATGCTGGGGAGGAGTGCGACTGTGGCTCTCCTAAG GAATGTGAGAGTGATCCGTGCTGCGAGCCAGGAACGTGCAGGCTCCGAGCTGGTGCTGAATGCGCTTATGGGGACTGCTGCAAAAACTGCCAG ctcctccctggagGCACAGAGTGTCGTGCCAGCACCAACGAGTGTGACCTCCCTGAGTACTGCAATGGCACCTCCCAGTTCTGCCAGCCAGATTTCACCGTGCAGAATGGGCACCCCTGCCACAACCAGGAGGCTTACTGCTACAACGGCGTGTGCCAGTACTACGATGCTCAGTGCCAGGACATCTTTGGCTCCA AAGCCAAAGCAGCCCCCGACAGTTGCTTTGCTGAAGTGAATTCCAAGGGGGACAGATTTGGCAACTGTGGTTTCCATGGCCATGACTACAAGAAATGTTCCAGCCG GAATGCCATGTGTGGGAAGCTGCAGTGTGAAAATGTGAAAGCCATGCCTGTGTTTGGAATCAAGCCTGCTATTATCCAAACTCCCATCAGAAACACCCATCAGACATGCTGGGGAGTGGATTTCCAGCTGGGCTCTGATGTCCCAGACCCAGGAATGGTGAATGAAGGCACCAAGTGTGGTAATGGAAAG ATCTGCAGGCACTTCCAGTGTGTGAGTGCCTCTGTCCTGAACTACGACTGTGATGTGGAGAAGCAGTGCCACGGGCATGGG GTGTGCAACAACAACAGGAACTGCCACTGTGAAGCAGGCTGGGCTCCCCCTTTCTGTGACTCCAAAGGCTACGGGGGCAGCGTGGACAGTGGCCCTCCATACAATG ACAAGGACACCTCTCTGCGCAATGGGCTCCTGGTGTTCTTCTTCCTGGTGCTCCCCCTGCTCgtggctgctgccctggcctttgccaaGAGGGACAGGCtgaagaggagctgcaggaggctgatgTCTCGCTGCCACTC gTCACTTCAGTCAGCTCCTCCTCGGCCAGACACTGAGCCCAGGGACTACCAGCAGAGAGGCTTCTCCCGTGGCATGCCTTACCCTCCAAGAGCTGTGCCCATG GATATGCATCCCAACACCTTTCCTGTGCCAGCTTACCCAGTTAACCAGCACCCTCAGCAGGCTTTCCACCAGCCCTACTACTCCCCACCGCAGTATCCAGTGCAGCAGCCACCGAGGGTGCCCAGCAG gcCTCCACCCCCGCAGCAGAAGGTTGTACCTCAGGGAGCgcctccagcacagcagaaacGTTTACCTCAGGGACAGTACTTCCCCTCCCGACCGGCACCTCTGCCTCCCAAGTAG